From Desulfovibrio desulfuricans, a single genomic window includes:
- the pgsA gene encoding CDP-diacylglycerol--glycerol-3-phosphate 3-phosphatidyltransferase codes for MLNLANKITLLRILMTPLVVLLLYFEGPMTCILATLAFIFASLTDWADGYIARRSNMVTSMGKFLDPLADKVLICSVLIMFVKLDWAPAWVVIIIVCRELVVTGLRAIAIDEGIVLAADKFGKAKTVLQIFAIVPLALHYPLWGMDLRLLGLVLLYIALVLAVVSGANYCYDFYRNTRKQAG; via the coding sequence ATGCTTAATCTTGCTAATAAAATTACACTGTTACGCATTTTAATGACCCCTCTGGTTGTTTTGCTGCTCTATTTTGAAGGCCCGATGACCTGCATTTTGGCTACTCTGGCCTTTATTTTTGCCTCCCTTACCGACTGGGCTGACGGTTATATTGCCCGCCGCTCCAATATGGTTACCAGCATGGGCAAGTTTTTGGACCCGCTGGCCGACAAAGTACTGATCTGCTCGGTGCTGATCATGTTTGTGAAGCTGGACTGGGCGCCCGCCTGGGTGGTTATCATTATTGTATGCCGCGAGCTTGTGGTCACAGGCCTGCGCGCCATTGCCATTGACGAGGGCATCGTGCTTGCCGCCGACAAGTTCGGCAAGGCCAAGACCGTGCTCCAGATTTTTGCCATTGTGCCCCTTGCCCTGCATTATCCTTTATGGGGTATGGATCTGCGGTTGCTTGGCCTTGTGCTGCTCTATATAGCGCTGGTGCTGGCCGTTGTTTCAGGGGCCAACTATTGCTATGATTTTTACCGCAATACGCGTAAACAGGCAGGCTAA
- a CDS encoding Mrp/NBP35 family ATP-binding protein, with translation MGSCSSCSSASSCSSAKSNGGNGECNDPMAKQDRVIADRLGHIRHKIFVMSGKGGVGKSSVTVNTAAALARRGFKVGILDVDMHGPSVPNLLGLTSTVEIDEATQLMIPAAYDENLSVISMDTFLQDKDQAILWRGPKKTSAIRQFIADVKWGDLDFLLIDSPPGTGDEHMTVMQSIPDALCVVVTTPQEISLADVRKAINFLQYTNSNVLGVVENMSGLVCPHCHQEIDLFKKGGGEDLAKRYGLKFLGAVPLDPTTVVAADKGIPVVYLDAESAAKEAFLSLADSIATAADGSLEALASSRS, from the coding sequence ATGGGATCCTGTTCATCCTGTTCTTCTGCGTCCTCTTGCTCCAGTGCAAAGAGCAATGGCGGCAACGGAGAGTGCAATGACCCTATGGCCAAGCAGGACCGCGTAATCGCTGACCGCTTGGGCCATATACGCCACAAAATATTTGTCATGAGCGGCAAGGGCGGCGTGGGCAAAAGCTCCGTGACCGTCAACACCGCAGCGGCTCTGGCGCGGCGCGGGTTCAAAGTCGGCATTCTTGATGTGGACATGCATGGCCCGAGTGTACCCAATCTGCTCGGCCTTACCAGCACGGTTGAGATTGACGAAGCCACCCAGCTCATGATTCCTGCGGCCTATGACGAGAACCTCTCCGTCATTTCAATGGATACGTTCCTGCAAGACAAGGATCAGGCCATTCTGTGGCGCGGTCCCAAAAAAACTTCGGCTATCCGGCAGTTTATTGCGGACGTGAAGTGGGGCGACCTGGACTTTCTGCTCATTGACTCCCCTCCAGGAACGGGAGATGAGCACATGACCGTCATGCAGTCCATTCCCGATGCCCTGTGCGTGGTTGTGACCACTCCGCAGGAAATTTCGCTGGCAGATGTGCGCAAGGCCATCAACTTTTTGCAGTACACCAACTCCAACGTGCTTGGCGTGGTGGAAAACATGAGCGGCCTTGTGTGCCCGCACTGCCATCAGGAAATTGACCTGTTCAAGAAGGGCGGCGGCGAAGATCTGGCCAAGCGCTACGGGCTCAAGTTCCTCGGCGCGGTCCCGCTGGATCCCACAACCGTGGTTGCGGCTGACAAAGGCATTCCTGTGGTGTACCTTGATGCGGAAAGCGCAGCCAAGGAAGCCTTTCTTAGCCTGGCAGATTCTATTGCCACTGCCGCTGACGGCAGCCTGGAAGCCCTTGCCAGCTCGCGCAGCTAG
- a CDS encoding protein-L-isoaspartate(D-aspartate) O-methyltransferase, with amino-acid sequence MVREQLEARGISDPAVLGAMFAVPRHLFVQEALRAQAYEDTPLPIGYGQTISQPYIVALMTQLLEVQRGMRVLEVGTGSGYQAAVLATMGCTVFTVERMRELYQITSGLLRQLGLRGIHMQRRDGTLGMPEAAPFDRIIVTAGGPEVPRPLVDQLDEGGIMLIPVGSKPRTQRLVRVCKEQGRVSSEDLGPVVFVDLVGDHGW; translated from the coding sequence ATGGTGCGCGAGCAGCTTGAAGCGCGCGGAATCAGCGATCCGGCGGTGCTGGGGGCCATGTTTGCTGTGCCGCGCCATCTTTTTGTGCAGGAGGCGCTGCGCGCCCAGGCCTATGAAGACACGCCCTTGCCCATCGGCTACGGGCAGACCATTTCCCAGCCCTATATTGTTGCCCTGATGACCCAGCTGCTTGAAGTGCAGCGTGGGATGCGCGTGCTTGAGGTCGGCACCGGCTCCGGCTATCAGGCAGCAGTGCTTGCCACCATGGGCTGCACGGTCTTTACCGTTGAGCGCATGCGCGAGCTGTATCAGATTACTTCAGGCCTCTTGCGGCAACTGGGACTTAGGGGTATCCACATGCAGCGGCGTGACGGCACGCTTGGCATGCCCGAAGCCGCGCCATTTGACCGCATCATCGTTACTGCCGGCGGGCCGGAAGTGCCGCGCCCCCTTGTTGATCAGCTTGACGAGGGCGGCATCATGCTTATCCCTGTAGGGTCAAAGCCCCGCACGCAGCGCCTTGTGCGCGTGTGCAAAGAACAGGGGCGCGTCAGCTCCGAAGACCTGGGGCCGGTAGTTTTTGTAGATCTGGTGGGCGATCACGGCTGGTAG
- a CDS encoding M23 family metallopeptidase: MRKRSLFSSVLGIIVVAILVLGGYTFFKDLDGPTVDVTPNTGRVSPASVLKVRMKDPSGIRSISVGVRKNNVLNVIYSKHFDQYIPEREVEVPMKDANLREGAFELEIRATDGSLAGFGQGNTRTVQLPMRLDTQPPRISVKTLPPNVRRGGTAVVRYTIDEDVSSSGVLVAGYFVPGYMQKDGSYLCFFPFPYTMTARDYKNSVEITATDLAGNVTKSHLTVMSFERTFKSDSIEVTDNFLMAVESKLRDLAPDAANPLECYLYINNQVRAANVQALREIGRDTAAAMLWSGVFERLPRSAPRAGFGDHRFFNYQGKPVGESYHLGFDLASVRNAEVPAANSGRVVFCGNLGIYGNLIVIDHGLGLMSIYSHLNDQVVKVGDVVQRGQLIGHTGSTGLAFGDHLHFGILVGGVEVTPLEWLDPKWIKDNVTGRIDASMTQQ, encoded by the coding sequence ATGCGTAAAAGAAGTTTGTTTTCATCGGTACTAGGTATTATAGTGGTCGCCATTCTGGTTTTGGGCGGCTACACTTTTTTTAAAGATCTTGACGGCCCTACTGTTGACGTCACGCCAAATACAGGCAGGGTCTCGCCTGCCAGCGTGCTCAAAGTACGCATGAAGGATCCTTCGGGCATCCGTTCCATTTCTGTGGGCGTGCGCAAGAACAACGTCCTCAACGTGATCTACAGCAAGCACTTTGACCAGTACATTCCTGAACGCGAGGTGGAAGTCCCCATGAAGGACGCCAACCTGCGCGAAGGTGCTTTTGAGCTTGAAATCCGCGCTACGGACGGCTCGCTTGCCGGATTCGGCCAAGGCAACACCCGCACGGTTCAACTGCCCATGCGCCTCGATACGCAGCCCCCGCGCATTTCTGTCAAAACCCTGCCCCCCAACGTTCGCAGGGGCGGCACCGCTGTAGTGCGTTACACCATTGATGAAGATGTGAGCAGCAGCGGCGTTCTGGTGGCGGGCTACTTTGTGCCCGGCTACATGCAAAAAGACGGCAGCTACCTCTGCTTTTTCCCTTTCCCGTACACAATGACCGCCAGAGACTACAAGAACAGCGTTGAGATCACGGCCACAGACCTTGCGGGCAACGTCACCAAGAGCCATCTCACGGTCATGTCTTTTGAAAGAACGTTCAAAAGCGACAGCATTGAAGTGACGGACAACTTCCTGATGGCGGTTGAAAGCAAGCTGCGCGATCTGGCCCCCGATGCAGCAAACCCGCTGGAGTGCTACCTGTATATCAACAATCAGGTGCGCGCCGCCAATGTGCAGGCTTTGCGCGAAATTGGACGGGACACTGCCGCGGCCATGCTGTGGAGCGGCGTTTTTGAGCGTTTGCCACGCTCTGCCCCGCGCGCCGGATTTGGCGACCACCGTTTCTTCAACTATCAGGGCAAGCCCGTGGGCGAATCCTATCATCTGGGATTTGACCTTGCCTCGGTGCGCAATGCCGAGGTGCCCGCCGCCAACAGCGGCCGAGTGGTCTTCTGCGGCAACCTTGGCATCTACGGCAACCTCATTGTCATTGACCATGGCCTTGGCCTCATGTCCATTTACTCCCACCTCAACGATCAGGTTGTAAAAGTGGGCGATGTGGTTCAGAGAGGCCAGCTTATTGGCCATACCGGCAGCACAGGCCTTGCCTTTGGCGATCACCTGCACTTTGGCATTCTGGTGGGCGGCGTGGAAGTGACCCCCCTTGAGTGGCTTGACCCCAAGTGGATCAAGGACAACGTCACTGGGCGAATTGATGCCTCCATGACGCAACAGTAG
- a CDS encoding acyl-CoA dehydratase activase — translation MSPPLFYLGLDIGSTTVKLALLNGDGSVAETRYSRHGTAVRATMSALLAEVSRLYPSATVRCAMTGSGALDLSNQLSIPFVQELLATARAISYTAPDTSVAVELGGEDAKLLYLGQDVELRMNESCAGGTGAFIDQMARLLSTDAGGLNDLAARHSTLYPIASRCGVFAKTDIVPLLNGGVPREDIAASIFQAVVEQTIGGLACGRPITGKVAFLGGPLHFLPELKNLFIKNLDLAEAHIAHLPHAQCTAAIGAARCAVSLEETEDTAEPLHLADLARRASGLTHTGKVAMEKVLPAMFADSAEYARFCQRHATANVLPSADIRQARGPLFLGLDLGSTTVKAVLVDSEQRILDSCYASNGGNPLQTLLPPLADMLERIPDGAWLAASGATGYGAHLAESALGVDTVLVETLAHFKAATRLVPEVSYVIDIGGQDMKCLKVDNGVISDVSLNEACSAGCGAFLESFARGLGLSMQEFVDISLYAAHPADLGSRCTVFMNSRVTQAQKDGLQIADIAAGLCYSVVRNALDKVLRIKNVAELGEHVVVQGGSFLNDALLCAMERTLGRHVHRPAASGLMGAYGAALESLEKAECVSVRSSITAPLIRGLAMRTRSFRCRDCGNNCLLTETRFSHGSRHIAGNRCDRFSEAHRGATVTAPNLVAWKNQRLFRYEPLPLESAPRGRLGIPRVLNVYAHYPFWFTLFTSLGFRVEVSPPTSRALFAAGLSSVPSQSVCYPAKLAHGHVLALLESGIKSIFFPCIPREAQEFAEMCDSFSCPVACGYPQVVRENLPELKDAGAVMHSPFVNLTHTASLVRNLCREFNLPRGEVRSAVRAARHEQAYYLRELRAEAEHIYAETLRNKGVLVVLAGRPYHADPQVHHGLPDFIASLGAAVISEDAMPRNWTGHRMSFPLRARNQWTYAARLYRAGLWACEADHGNARVELVQLTSFGCGIDAITADQMRELMRAHGKLYTLIKMDEGNALASARIRIRSLLAVSRNKAGNSTATAVSHAPPVFSKRDAATHTILVPQMAPLHFPLMTQAIAGSGHTVQLLPTVSTEAVSLGQAYVNNDACYPAIVAIGQLLQALRDGGLDPRRTALLLSQTCGPCRASNYPALLRKALMEYGYDPVPVLTLNASGSESQPGLRPDRALLWRMLLGMLAGDMLQRLSLFTGTYECHAGQTEDRVQHWLQTLIPVVRKGDETALRQLLPRLVQDFASIRTALAPKPRVAVVGEILLTYHADANNHIVEQIRQEGGEPLLPDFANFMLYCLRDAVYDWRYQGGSAWAALGNALVMRRIEGVRRYMRGALNTSPLSAHVMPVAHIDDLARLGESVMSLGNSAGEGWLLPAEMLEFLEHGTNNILCLQPFGCLPNHVVGRGAFKAVRRQRSEANIMALDYDPGSSEANQLNRIRLFMAIAREKEKEREEAARHARHTYTGTMGSDRAYWQQ, via the coding sequence GTGTCTCCACCACTCTTTTATCTCGGCCTTGATATTGGCTCCACCACAGTAAAACTGGCGCTGCTGAACGGCGACGGCTCTGTTGCCGAAACCCGCTACAGCCGTCACGGCACGGCAGTTCGCGCCACCATGTCAGCCCTGCTTGCCGAAGTCTCCCGGCTCTACCCCTCAGCCACCGTGCGCTGCGCCATGACCGGCTCCGGCGCTCTTGATCTCAGCAATCAGCTCTCCATCCCCTTTGTTCAGGAACTGCTGGCAACAGCCCGCGCCATTTCCTATACTGCGCCGGATACTTCCGTGGCTGTGGAACTGGGCGGCGAAGACGCCAAGCTGCTCTATCTGGGGCAGGATGTGGAACTGCGCATGAACGAATCGTGCGCGGGCGGCACCGGGGCCTTCATCGACCAGATGGCCCGTCTGCTCAGCACGGATGCGGGCGGCCTCAATGATCTGGCGGCAAGGCATTCCACGCTCTACCCCATCGCCTCACGCTGCGGCGTGTTCGCCAAAACGGATATTGTGCCACTGCTCAACGGCGGCGTCCCGCGTGAAGATATCGCGGCCTCCATTTTTCAGGCGGTGGTGGAGCAAACCATCGGCGGGCTGGCCTGCGGCAGACCCATTACCGGCAAGGTAGCCTTTTTGGGCGGGCCGTTGCACTTTCTGCCCGAACTCAAAAATCTGTTCATCAAAAATCTTGATCTTGCGGAGGCGCACATCGCGCACCTGCCGCATGCCCAGTGCACAGCAGCCATTGGCGCTGCGCGTTGCGCCGTGTCGCTTGAAGAAACTGAAGATACCGCAGAACCGCTCCATCTGGCCGATCTTGCCCGCCGCGCCAGCGGCCTTACGCACACGGGCAAGGTTGCCATGGAAAAGGTTCTTCCCGCCATGTTTGCCGACAGCGCAGAATACGCGCGCTTCTGCCAGCGCCACGCAACAGCCAACGTGCTGCCCTCCGCAGATATCCGGCAGGCCCGGGGGCCACTGTTCCTTGGGCTGGATCTGGGCTCAACCACGGTCAAGGCCGTGCTGGTAGACAGCGAACAGCGCATCCTTGATTCCTGCTACGCCTCCAACGGGGGCAATCCGTTGCAGACCCTGCTCCCCCCTCTGGCAGACATGCTTGAGCGTATCCCTGACGGGGCATGGCTTGCCGCATCCGGGGCTACGGGCTACGGCGCGCATCTGGCGGAATCCGCCCTTGGCGTGGATACCGTGCTGGTGGAAACCCTGGCCCACTTCAAGGCGGCCACGCGCCTTGTGCCGGAGGTCAGCTATGTCATAGACATAGGCGGCCAGGACATGAAATGCCTCAAGGTGGATAACGGCGTTATCAGCGACGTGAGCCTCAACGAGGCATGTTCCGCTGGCTGCGGGGCTTTTCTTGAGAGCTTTGCCCGGGGCCTTGGCCTGAGCATGCAGGAATTTGTGGATATTTCCCTGTACGCCGCGCATCCGGCCGATCTTGGCTCGCGTTGCACGGTTTTTATGAATTCGCGCGTCACGCAGGCCCAGAAAGACGGCTTGCAGATTGCCGACATTGCGGCGGGACTTTGCTATTCTGTTGTGCGCAATGCGCTGGACAAGGTGCTGCGCATCAAGAATGTGGCAGAACTGGGCGAGCATGTGGTTGTGCAGGGCGGCTCCTTCCTCAATGACGCCCTGCTCTGCGCCATGGAGCGCACTCTTGGGCGGCATGTGCACCGCCCTGCGGCTTCCGGCCTTATGGGCGCATACGGGGCGGCCCTTGAATCTCTGGAAAAGGCGGAATGCGTCAGTGTGCGCTCTTCCATCACTGCCCCGCTTATCCGTGGTTTGGCCATGCGTACGCGCAGCTTTCGCTGCCGCGACTGCGGCAACAACTGCCTGCTCACAGAAACGCGCTTTTCCCACGGTTCGCGTCACATCGCGGGCAACAGGTGTGACAGGTTCAGCGAGGCGCACCGTGGCGCAACCGTCACGGCTCCCAACCTTGTGGCCTGGAAAAACCAGCGCCTGTTCCGCTACGAACCGCTGCCCCTTGAATCCGCGCCGCGCGGCAGGTTGGGTATCCCCAGAGTTCTAAACGTCTACGCGCACTATCCCTTCTGGTTCACACTCTTTACCTCGCTGGGCTTCCGGGTTGAAGTGTCGCCGCCGACCAGCCGCGCCCTGTTTGCGGCTGGCCTGTCGTCCGTGCCCTCCCAGAGCGTATGCTACCCGGCCAAGCTGGCGCACGGCCATGTGCTGGCCCTGCTTGAAAGCGGCATCAAGAGCATTTTCTTCCCCTGCATACCGCGCGAGGCGCAGGAATTTGCCGAGATGTGCGATTCCTTCTCCTGCCCGGTGGCCTGCGGCTACCCGCAGGTGGTGCGCGAGAATCTGCCGGAACTCAAGGATGCCGGGGCCGTCATGCACTCGCCCTTTGTAAACCTCACGCACACGGCATCGCTGGTGCGCAACCTCTGCCGCGAATTCAACCTGCCAAGGGGCGAGGTACGCTCCGCAGTGCGGGCGGCGCGGCACGAGCAGGCGTACTACCTGAGAGAGCTGCGCGCCGAGGCGGAACACATCTATGCCGAAACCCTGCGCAACAAGGGAGTTCTGGTGGTTCTGGCTGGCCGTCCCTACCATGCTGACCCGCAGGTGCACCACGGCCTGCCCGACTTCATCGCCTCGCTGGGGGCTGCGGTCATTAGCGAGGACGCCATGCCCCGCAACTGGACAGGGCACCGCATGTCCTTTCCCCTGAGGGCGCGCAATCAATGGACATACGCCGCCCGCCTCTACCGGGCGGGATTGTGGGCCTGCGAGGCAGACCATGGCAACGCGCGGGTGGAACTCGTGCAACTGACTTCCTTTGGCTGCGGCATAGACGCCATCACCGCCGACCAGATGCGCGAACTCATGCGCGCCCACGGCAAGCTGTATACCCTCATCAAGATGGACGAGGGCAATGCCCTGGCCTCTGCACGTATTCGTATCCGCTCGCTGCTGGCAGTGAGCCGCAACAAGGCTGGAAACAGCACCGCAACCGCCGTTTCCCACGCGCCGCCGGTGTTCAGCAAACGTGATGCGGCCACGCATACCATTCTTGTGCCGCAAATGGCCCCGCTGCATTTTCCGCTCATGACCCAGGCCATCGCGGGCAGCGGGCACACCGTCCAGTTGCTGCCCACGGTGAGCACAGAAGCCGTGAGTCTGGGGCAGGCCTATGTAAACAACGATGCCTGCTACCCGGCCATCGTGGCTATCGGTCAGCTATTGCAGGCTCTGCGCGATGGCGGGCTTGATCCACGCCGCACGGCACTGCTGCTTTCGCAGACCTGCGGCCCCTGCCGGGCCAGCAACTATCCGGCCCTGCTGCGCAAGGCGCTTATGGAATACGGCTACGACCCGGTACCCGTGCTCACGCTCAATGCCTCGGGGTCAGAGAGCCAGCCCGGCCTGCGGCCAGACCGCGCCCTGCTCTGGCGCATGCTGCTTGGCATGCTTGCCGGCGACATGCTGCAAAGGCTTTCGCTGTTTACGGGCACCTACGAATGCCATGCAGGGCAAACCGAAGACAGGGTGCAGCACTGGCTGCAAACCCTGATCCCGGTAGTGCGCAAAGGCGATGAAACCGCTCTGCGGCAACTGCTGCCCCGCCTGGTGCAGGATTTTGCCTCCATCCGCACGGCTCTGGCCCCCAAGCCGCGGGTGGCTGTTGTGGGCGAAATTCTGCTGACCTACCATGCAGACGCCAACAATCACATTGTCGAACAGATCAGACAGGAAGGCGGCGAACCGCTCTTGCCGGACTTTGCCAACTTCATGCTCTACTGCCTGCGGGATGCCGTGTACGACTGGCGGTATCAGGGCGGCAGCGCATGGGCTGCGCTGGGCAATGCCCTTGTGATGCGCCGCATTGAAGGTGTGCGCCGCTACATGCGCGGCGCGCTCAACACCTCGCCCCTGAGCGCCCACGTCATGCCTGTGGCGCATATTGACGATCTGGCCAGGCTAGGCGAAAGCGTCATGTCCCTTGGCAACAGCGCTGGCGAGGGCTGGCTGCTGCCCGCAGAAATGCTGGAGTTTCTCGAACACGGCACAAACAACATACTCTGCCTGCAACCCTTTGGCTGCCTGCCGAACCACGTGGTGGGGCGCGGCGCGTTCAAGGCCGTGCGCCGTCAGCGCTCGGAGGCCAACATAATGGCGCTGGATTACGACCCCGGCAGCAGTGAAGCCAATCAGCTCAACCGCATACGGCTTTTCATGGCTATCGCCAGAGAGAAGGAAAAGGAAAGGGAAGAAGCCGCCCGGCATGCCCGGCACACCTATACGGGCACAATGGGAAGCGACAGAGCTTACTGGCAGCAATAG
- a CDS encoding TRASH domain-containing protein, producing MVKWLILILAGYALYRLFANDLNKKKKENKQESAAEMERKVAAGEMVKDPECGAYVAVDGSISVRDGEKVHRFCSYECRDKFLQRLEEGGRELPPREE from the coding sequence ATGGTAAAGTGGCTTATTCTGATTTTGGCGGGCTACGCCCTATATCGCCTTTTTGCCAATGATCTGAACAAGAAGAAAAAGGAAAACAAGCAGGAAAGCGCTGCTGAAATGGAGCGTAAGGTTGCCGCTGGCGAAATGGTCAAAGACCCCGAATGCGGCGCGTATGTGGCCGTTGATGGCTCTATTTCCGTGCGTGACGGTGAAAAAGTTCACCGTTTCTGTAGCTACGAATGCCGCGACAAGTTCCTGCAACGCCTTGAAGAAGGCGGCCGGGAACTGCCCCCCCGCGAAGAGTAG
- the folK gene encoding 2-amino-4-hydroxy-6-hydroxymethyldihydropteridine diphosphokinase yields the protein MADQTKLRAYVSLGSNCDNAAEKLAAALDALAELPEMGIGAVSPVYRTEPQEYTEQPWFLNQVVELFPGDSWRPCSLVDALLDIEARLGRVRSPDPVLRFGPRVIDVDLLLFGQERSTDPHCLVPHPRLTVRAFVMRPLLDIAPLIVVDGLPVRDWLARTVCRVEGDRIFQ from the coding sequence ATGGCAGATCAAACAAAGCTGCGGGCCTACGTGAGCCTTGGCTCCAACTGCGACAACGCGGCAGAAAAACTTGCAGCAGCGCTGGACGCCCTTGCGGAACTGCCGGAAATGGGCATCGGCGCAGTATCCCCCGTCTACCGGACAGAACCGCAGGAATACACGGAGCAACCCTGGTTTCTTAACCAGGTTGTTGAACTTTTTCCCGGTGATAGCTGGCGGCCTTGCAGCCTTGTGGACGCCCTGCTGGACATAGAAGCCAGGCTTGGGCGGGTGCGCAGTCCTGACCCCGTACTGCGTTTTGGGCCGCGTGTGATTGATGTTGACCTGCTGCTTTTTGGGCAGGAGCGGAGCACCGATCCTCATTGCCTTGTGCCGCATCCACGGCTGACGGTGCGGGCTTTCGTCATGCGGCCATTGCTTGATATTGCGCCCCTGATCGTTGTAGACGGCCTGCCCGTAAGGGATTGGTTGGCGCGTACAGTATGCCGCGTGGAAGGGGACAGAATTTTTCAGTGA
- the xerD gene encoding site-specific tyrosine recombinase XerD: MAHPRTKAPALATLLPLWRDFLLAQRGLSPNTVEAYGQDIESFFLYRQELAQGAAEESLPDPDEQEIFLYLAWLRARQNTGRTLARRLSALRAFFAFAVDEGRLRKNPAELLENPKLPQHLPEVLTRDEVESLLAQPDLRDKSGRRDRCMLELLYAAGLRVSELCTMCVPDLDLQRGLVRVFGKGSKERLVPLHDLMQQMLADYISACRPLFAPTGNQLFVNRSGRALTRQYVWKMVKKYALEAGIRRAISPHTFRHSFATHLLEGGADLRAVQMLLGHADISATEIYTHVQAERLRGIHHQFHPRSRQ, translated from the coding sequence ATGGCACATCCACGCACCAAAGCCCCTGCCCTGGCAACCCTTTTACCCCTGTGGCGGGATTTTTTGCTGGCCCAGCGCGGCCTTTCGCCCAATACGGTTGAAGCCTACGGGCAGGATATTGAGAGTTTTTTTCTGTATCGGCAGGAGCTGGCCCAGGGCGCGGCGGAAGAATCCCTGCCCGACCCCGATGAGCAGGAGATTTTTCTGTATCTTGCCTGGCTGCGCGCGCGGCAGAACACGGGGCGCACCCTTGCACGGCGACTTTCCGCCCTGCGGGCTTTTTTCGCCTTTGCCGTTGATGAAGGCAGACTGCGTAAAAACCCCGCTGAATTGCTGGAAAACCCCAAGTTGCCCCAGCACCTGCCGGAGGTGCTGACCAGAGACGAAGTGGAATCCCTGCTTGCCCAGCCAGACCTGCGCGACAAAAGCGGCAGGCGCGACCGCTGCATGCTTGAGCTTCTGTACGCGGCAGGCTTGCGCGTTTCTGAGCTGTGCACCATGTGCGTGCCGGATCTTGACCTGCAACGTGGCCTTGTGCGCGTTTTTGGCAAGGGCTCCAAGGAAAGGCTGGTGCCCCTGCACGACCTGATGCAGCAAATGCTGGCAGACTATATCAGCGCATGCAGGCCTCTTTTTGCGCCCACAGGCAACCAGCTTTTCGTCAACCGATCGGGCCGCGCCCTGACGCGCCAGTACGTGTGGAAAATGGTTAAAAAATATGCGCTTGAGGCTGGCATCCGCCGCGCCATTTCGCCACATACGTTCAGGCATTCCTTTGCCACGCACCTGCTCGAGGGCGGCGCTGACCTGCGCGCCGTGCAGATGCTGCTTGGCCATGCCGACATAAGCGCCACAGAAATTTATACCCATGTGCAGGCCGAACGCCTGCGCGGCATACACCATCAATTCCACCCCCGGAGCCGCCAGTGA